One genomic region from Salvia hispanica cultivar TCC Black 2014 chromosome 2, UniMelb_Shisp_WGS_1.0, whole genome shotgun sequence encodes:
- the LOC125207391 gene encoding sirohydrochlorin ferrochelatase isoform X1, producing the protein MAASSSPLNLSSPKTRLELGRRPDCSVPNFVKLRRNPSKTKYLPSRLCVASTANGGGFRNPVVEGDGIIIVDHGSRRKESNLMLNEFVIMFRDNTKYPIVEPAHMELAEPSIKDAFDSCVQQGARRVIVSPFFLFPGRHWHQDIPSLTAEAAKDHPEVSYVITAPLGLHELLVARRRSAQCALEQENAGSIISVIVLLYYDLMRITNFELKDLTNQCIFTSFSSSRKFPCIAAPIWLY; encoded by the exons ATGGCGGCATCATCTTCTCCACTCAATTTAAGCAG CCCAAAAACTAGGTTAGAATTGGGGAGAAGGCCTGATTGTTCGGTTCccaattttgtgaaattgcGTCGGAATCCATCAAAAACCAAATATTTACCGTCAAGGTTGTGTGTGGCATCCACCGCGAATGGCGGCGGATTCAGGAACCCAGTTGTTGAAGGTGATGGCATCATCATCGTCGACCACGGTTCGCGCCGAAAGGAATCCAATCTTATGCTGA ATGAATTCGTGATTATGTTTAGAGATAATACGAAATATCCGATCGTGGAGCCTGCTCATATG GAACTGGCTGAGCCATCTATCAAGGATGCTTTTGATTCGTGTGTTCAACAAGGGGCGAGGCGTGTTATAGTCAGCCCGTTTTTCTTGTTTCCTGGAAGACATTGGCACCAG GATATTCCTTCTCTCACGGCCGAAGCTGCAAAGGACCATCCAGAGGTTTCCTATGTCATCACTGCACCTCTTGGTCTGCACGAACTGCTCGTG GCGAGAAGGAGGAGTGCTCAGTGTGCGCTGGAACAGGAAAATGCCGGCTCTATAATTAGTGTAATAGTTCTACTCTATTATGATCTCATGCGAATTACAAATTTTGAGCTCAAAGATTTGACGAACCAATGTATCTTTACttcgttttcttcttcacgtAAATTCCCATGTATTGCAGCACCCATTTGGTTGTACTGA
- the LOC125207391 gene encoding sirohydrochlorin ferrochelatase, chloroplastic isoform X3, giving the protein MAASSSPLNLSRNPVVEGDGIIIVDHGSRRKESNLMLNEFVIMFRDNTKYPIVEPAHMELAEPSIKDAFDSCVQQGARRVIVSPFFLFPGRHWHQDIPSLTAEAAKDHPEVSYVITAPLGLHELLVARRRSAQCALEQENAGSIISVIVLLYYDLMRITNFELKDLTNQCIFTSFSSSRKFPCIAAPIWLY; this is encoded by the exons ATGGCGGCATCATCTTCTCCACTCAATTTAAGCAG GAACCCAGTTGTTGAAGGTGATGGCATCATCATCGTCGACCACGGTTCGCGCCGAAAGGAATCCAATCTTATGCTGA ATGAATTCGTGATTATGTTTAGAGATAATACGAAATATCCGATCGTGGAGCCTGCTCATATG GAACTGGCTGAGCCATCTATCAAGGATGCTTTTGATTCGTGTGTTCAACAAGGGGCGAGGCGTGTTATAGTCAGCCCGTTTTTCTTGTTTCCTGGAAGACATTGGCACCAG GATATTCCTTCTCTCACGGCCGAAGCTGCAAAGGACCATCCAGAGGTTTCCTATGTCATCACTGCACCTCTTGGTCTGCACGAACTGCTCGTG GCGAGAAGGAGGAGTGCTCAGTGTGCGCTGGAACAGGAAAATGCCGGCTCTATAATTAGTGTAATAGTTCTACTCTATTATGATCTCATGCGAATTACAAATTTTGAGCTCAAAGATTTGACGAACCAATGTATCTTTACttcgttttcttcttcacgtAAATTCCCATGTATTGCAGCACCCATTTGGTTGTACTGA
- the LOC125207391 gene encoding sirohydrochlorin ferrochelatase, chloroplastic isoform X2, with protein MAASSSPLNLSSPKTRLELGRRPDCSVPNFVKLRRNPSKTKYLPSRLCVASTANGGGFRNPVVEGDGIIIVDHGSRRKESNLMLNEFVIMFRDNTKYPIVEPAHMELAEPSIKDAFDSCVQQGARRVIVSPFFLFPGRHWHQDIPSLTAEAAKDHPEVSYVITAPLGLHELLVDVVNDRITYCLNHVAGEKEECSVCAGTGKCRLYN; from the exons ATGGCGGCATCATCTTCTCCACTCAATTTAAGCAG CCCAAAAACTAGGTTAGAATTGGGGAGAAGGCCTGATTGTTCGGTTCccaattttgtgaaattgcGTCGGAATCCATCAAAAACCAAATATTTACCGTCAAGGTTGTGTGTGGCATCCACCGCGAATGGCGGCGGATTCAGGAACCCAGTTGTTGAAGGTGATGGCATCATCATCGTCGACCACGGTTCGCGCCGAAAGGAATCCAATCTTATGCTGA ATGAATTCGTGATTATGTTTAGAGATAATACGAAATATCCGATCGTGGAGCCTGCTCATATG GAACTGGCTGAGCCATCTATCAAGGATGCTTTTGATTCGTGTGTTCAACAAGGGGCGAGGCGTGTTATAGTCAGCCCGTTTTTCTTGTTTCCTGGAAGACATTGGCACCAG GATATTCCTTCTCTCACGGCCGAAGCTGCAAAGGACCATCCAGAGGTTTCCTATGTCATCACTGCACCTCTTGGTCTGCACGAACTGCTCGTG GATGTGGTGAACGACAGAATCACCTACTGCTTGAACCATGTTGCAGGCGAGAAGGAGGAGTGCTCAGTGTGCGCTGGAACAGGAAAATGCCGGCTCTATAATTAG